In Topomyia yanbarensis strain Yona2022 chromosome 2, ASM3024719v1, whole genome shotgun sequence, one DNA window encodes the following:
- the LOC131680737 gene encoding uncharacterized protein LOC131680737, producing the protein MTSNKYRYHRCLLFILVVLAVSSLRVDACSSNDTEPGQEVHQRQKRFLTFLPWGGVVKAVFSFVAPVKFQHRVKRSVNLAINCQANYPVPAKIIYPIPESYFKNRDFGDSNFMDNSRVQLYQLLEKMIGSWSPNGRACLLRTICEVADTPLKHNGLIGELLDIIFT; encoded by the coding sequence ATGACATCCAACAAATACCGGTATCACCGCTGTTTGCTGTTCATTTTAGTTGTTCTCGCGGTCAGCAGCCTCCGCGTCGATGCATGCAGTTCAAACGATACAGAACCGGGACAAGAAGTGCACCAACGGCAGAAACGTTTTCTCACATTCCTGCCGTGGGGTGGTGTTGTGAAGGCGGTATTTTCTTTTGTGGCGCCCGTCAAATTCCAGCATCGAGTGAAGCGAAGTGTGAATTTGGCGATTAATTGTCAGGCAAATTATCCAGTTCCTGCGAAGATAATTTACCCGATTCCGgaaagttattttaaaaatcgtGATTTTGGTGATAGTAATTTTATGGACAACAGTCGGGTTCAGCTGTATCAGCTGTTGGAAAAAATGATCGGTTCCTGGAGTCCGAATGGGCGTGCATGTTTGCTACGAACGATCTGCGAAGTGGCGGATACTCCACTGAAGCATAACGGACTGATCGGGGAACTGCTTGACATAATATTCACGTGA